The Mercenaria mercenaria strain notata chromosome 8, MADL_Memer_1, whole genome shotgun sequence genome has a segment encoding these proteins:
- the LOC123566311 gene encoding uncharacterized protein LOC123566311 encodes MAFCGEASTWAKVGLLLMIIALGLHCAGYGTNYWMARNTARDKMNFGIGLWKMTNCSGYYNAPCTDGDIPDSYMKTYLKVVRGMESIALILILVPTICLLFYVGSQRSRTRGMAVAVMTIIFIAAASSITGMIVWISKVPDYHYPGWSMGLTVFACTLCITAAILLIPDIREYDYKDMLKVGGEFQNLSVTREEHPPPSNDDMYKDDIKPVVEPQGPLSAPAYQFLNYDKRRKMDGF; translated from the exons ATGGCGTTTTGCGGTGAGGCATCAACGTGGGCCAAAGTTGGCCTACTGTTGATGATTATAGCTCTCGGATTACACTGTGCTGGGTATGGCACGAACTACTGGATGGCTAG GAACACAGCTCGGGACAAGATGAATTTTGGTATAGGTCTTTGGAAGATGACAAATTGCTCTGGTTATTACAACGCCCCCTGTACCGACGGCGACATCCCAGATAGCTATATGAAAA cTTATTTGAAAGTTgtacgaggtatggaatcaattGCTTTGATCTTAATCCTTGTTCCGACAATATGCCTTCTGTTCTACGTTggttctcaaaggtcaaggacaagaGGCATGGCCGTGGCTGTAATGACTATCATATTTATAGCAG ctGCAAGTAGCATAACCGGTATGATAGTGTGGATAAGCAAGGTACCGGACTACCATTATCCCGGCTGGTCAATGGGACTGACGGTGTTTGCATGTACCCTGTGTATAACGGCCGCAATACTCTTGATACCGGACATCAGAGAATATGATTATAAAGATATGCTGAAG GTGGGTGGGGAGTTCCAGAATTTGTCTGTGACAAGAGAAGAACATCCTCCCCCGTCAAATGACGACATGTACAAGGATGACATAAAACCGGTGGTAGAGCCACAAGGACCGCTGTCTGCGCCAGCTTACCAGTTCTTGAACTATGACAAAAGGCGTAAAATGGACGGCTTTTAG
- the LOC123566310 gene encoding DNA ligase 1-like → MAETDINSPPRPRRVMAFDVHSTPQATCAKDKVSKDREDADMLMKFEDGLVDRAVSDLPNIASQVFSLNKDQNSEIKRQQKLLAFVQDKVKEGEEKVNEIELEIKCVMNKIFMKEEEGKDSNKRIKQMDAEIKSLITKVIDKEQEVSQKKENADLEIRNLQKQLEKVENYKENVKQSEQATSTAFNDLQKVKEEVEELKKQKEILDKDPEDTERLVSGVVEKELSSEIEDFKSQLLQGGSDVKLNIIKVCITFFQALT, encoded by the exons atggcAGAGACAGACATAAACAG CCCTCCTCGACCACGACGTGTTATGGCATTTGATGTCCATTCAACACCACAAGCAACATGTGCAAAAGATAAGGTGTCCAAAGATCGTGAAG ATGCCGACATGCTGATGAAGTTTGAAGATGGTTTGGTCGATAGAGCCGTGTCCGACCTGCCAAATATCGCATCTCAAGTATTCTCACTTAATAAAGACCAGAACAGTGAAATAAAACGGCAGCAGAAACTTCTTGCTTTCGTACAA GACAAGGTGAAAGAAG GAGAAGAAAAAGTGAATGAGATAGAGTTGGAGATAAAATGTGTCAtgaacaaaatcttcatgaaagaAGAAGAGGGTAAAGACAGTAACAAGAGGATTAAGCAGATGGATGCTG AAATTAAGTCATTGATAACGAAAGTCATCGATAAGGAACAAGAAGTTtcacaaaaaaaggaaaatgcagACCTGGAAATAAG aaatcttcaaaaGCAACTGGAAAAAGTAGAAAACTACAAAGAAAATGTTAAACAGTCTGAACAGGCGACATCCACTGCTTTCAATGATTTACAGAAAGTGAAAGAAGAGGTTGAGGAACTGAAGAAACAAA AGGAAATCCTGGACAAAGATCCCGAGGATACGGAGAGACTTGTGTCAGGCGTGGTTGAGAAAGAACTCTCGTCCGAAATCGAAGATTTCAAGTCACAGCTTCTTCAAGGAGGTAGTGATGTCAAATTAAACATCATTAAGGTGTGTATCACTTTTTTTCAAGCATTAACTTGA
- the LOC123566308 gene encoding uncharacterized protein LOC123566308 isoform X2, whose amino-acid sequence MTTSGDLSPGGSSFASPLSFVHPRHKNRTTYVQRWKVLRDRNKNLPKLDFNEKATGMPKKILGPGSFSRSHTYDSMKLPSISTCSIVTGVSAKTVHSDGYRRRDLTNKKNLQEQHSESYTDLSTQREYRNLAAALSKSLQSLAADDSISQKGESSSKTSNNNRYESISYKKHLLKRHKTVEPTDKTKRSKGVPVKGKTEKDQFQKLPEKEFVLVKSHTKMQSPFLLDKRDKTEETYKKANKSFSHSVNYPTSPPTEDYTKRSDTVTVTPDNVTIHSPLTYTSSNVTNPQYPINIYTPFLHGTV is encoded by the exons ATGACAACATCCGGAGATCTTTCCCCGGGCGGAAGTAGCTTTGCCAGCCCCTTATCATTTGTTCATCCTCGACACAAGAACAGAACAACTTATGTACAGAGGTGGAAAGTTTTACGGGACAGAAACAAAAATCTTCCGAAGCTCGATTTCAACGAAAAAGCAACTGGAATGCCAAAG AAAATCCTAGGACCCGGGTCATTTAGCAGATCACACACGTACGACTCGATGAAACTACCCTCAATTTCCACGTGCAGTATAGTGACAGGGGTTTCGGCTAAAACAGTTCACTCGGATGGTTACCGTCGTAGAGATTTAACAAACAAGAAAAACTTACAG GAACAACATAGCGAGTCATACACGGACCTCAGTACACAACGAGAGTACCGTAACCTAGCGGCAGCATTATCCAAGTCACTACAAAGTCTCGCAGCAGACGACAGTATCAGCCAAAAGGGAGAATCGAGTTCAAAAACTAGTAACAATAATAGATACGAAagcatttcatataaaaaacatcTCCTTAAGAGGCACAAAACAGTCGAACCGACTGACAAAACTAAACGAAGTAAAGGGGTACCTGTCAAAGGCAAAACAGAGAAAGACCAATTTCAAAAATTGCCGGAGAAAGAATTCGTGTTAGTTAAGAGCCATACGAAAATGCAGTCTCCATTTTTGCTCGACAAACGGGACAAAACAGAAGAAACTTACAAGAAAGCTAATAAAA gttttaGCCACAGTGTGAACTACCCAACCTCTCCACCCACAGAAGACTATACGAAACGTTCTGACACTGTCACTGTTACTCCGGATAACGTCACAATTCACTCTCCGCTTACTTACACTTCGTCTAATGTCACTAATCCACAATACCCTATTAACATATACACACCATTCCTACATGGAACTGTTTAG
- the LOC123566308 gene encoding uncharacterized protein LOC123566308 isoform X1, which produces MTTSGDLSPGGSSFASPLSFVHPRHKNRTTYVQRWKVLRDRNKNLPKLDFNEKATGMPKKILGPGSFSRSHTYDSMKLPSISTCSIVTGVSAKTVHSDGYRRRDLTNKKNLQAALRFEHWKYRQPMQPKEQHSESYTDLSTQREYRNLAAALSKSLQSLAADDSISQKGESSSKTSNNNRYESISYKKHLLKRHKTVEPTDKTKRSKGVPVKGKTEKDQFQKLPEKEFVLVKSHTKMQSPFLLDKRDKTEETYKKANKSFSHSVNYPTSPPTEDYTKRSDTVTVTPDNVTIHSPLTYTSSNVTNPQYPINIYTPFLHGTV; this is translated from the exons ATGACAACATCCGGAGATCTTTCCCCGGGCGGAAGTAGCTTTGCCAGCCCCTTATCATTTGTTCATCCTCGACACAAGAACAGAACAACTTATGTACAGAGGTGGAAAGTTTTACGGGACAGAAACAAAAATCTTCCGAAGCTCGATTTCAACGAAAAAGCAACTGGAATGCCAAAG AAAATCCTAGGACCCGGGTCATTTAGCAGATCACACACGTACGACTCGATGAAACTACCCTCAATTTCCACGTGCAGTATAGTGACAGGGGTTTCGGCTAAAACAGTTCACTCGGATGGTTACCGTCGTAGAGATTTAACAAACAAGAAAAACTTACAG GCTGCTCTGCGTTTTGAGCATTGGAAATATAGACAACCGATGCAGCCAAAG GAACAACATAGCGAGTCATACACGGACCTCAGTACACAACGAGAGTACCGTAACCTAGCGGCAGCATTATCCAAGTCACTACAAAGTCTCGCAGCAGACGACAGTATCAGCCAAAAGGGAGAATCGAGTTCAAAAACTAGTAACAATAATAGATACGAAagcatttcatataaaaaacatcTCCTTAAGAGGCACAAAACAGTCGAACCGACTGACAAAACTAAACGAAGTAAAGGGGTACCTGTCAAAGGCAAAACAGAGAAAGACCAATTTCAAAAATTGCCGGAGAAAGAATTCGTGTTAGTTAAGAGCCATACGAAAATGCAGTCTCCATTTTTGCTCGACAAACGGGACAAAACAGAAGAAACTTACAAGAAAGCTAATAAAA gttttaGCCACAGTGTGAACTACCCAACCTCTCCACCCACAGAAGACTATACGAAACGTTCTGACACTGTCACTGTTACTCCGGATAACGTCACAATTCACTCTCCGCTTACTTACACTTCGTCTAATGTCACTAATCCACAATACCCTATTAACATATACACACCATTCCTACATGGAACTGTTTAG